In a genomic window of Candidatus Brocadia sp.:
- a CDS encoding cytoplasmic protein: protein MTKPDYLSAHKHSNNHRDKALASNQCGCFYCTAVFQPPEIEKWIDKDEKGVGQTALCPRCGIDSVIGSKLGYPITVEFLREMQRHWFS, encoded by the coding sequence ATGACTAAACCCGATTACCTTAGTGCGCACAAACACTCGAACAATCACCGCGATAAAGCATTGGCAAGTAACCAATGCGGGTGCTTTTACTGCACAGCGGTTTTCCAACCACCAGAAATTGAGAAATGGATCGACAAAGACGAAAAAGGAGTTGGGCAAACCGCATTGTGTCCACGATGTGGAATTGATTCAGTAATTGGATCGAAATTAGGATATCCTATTACGGTTGAATTCCTGAGAGAAATGCAGAGACATTGGTTTTCGTGA
- a CDS encoding antitoxin has translation MTTTDILDLLIPERIQLVENIWDIIAAEADSVELIEEEKKIVDERLEAYHRNPRKISY, from the coding sequence ATGACCACAACTGATATTCTTGATTTATTAATCCCGGAAAGGATTCAACTCGTTGAGAATATTTGGGATATCATAGCAGCTGAAGCGGACTCCGTTGAATTAATCGAGGAAGAGAAAAAGATAGTCGATGAACGACTGGAGGCATACCACAGAAACCCACGAAAAATTTCCTATTGA